In one window of Candidatus Binatia bacterium DNA:
- a CDS encoding efflux RND transporter periplasmic adaptor subunit, translating to MADDKTTHESLSDALAALRLPREDSSVLPRRRRRWLWMVLALVALVALPWWWCQGRVVEVAVAEVTRIRPSQAGPLPVLSGSGYIVTGERYVSIGVRVPGRIERYFVEEGQSVRKGDPLVQLDDRDYRAQVARAESQLALARAQAELAEAELRRVRTLRSQGVASQQELDVVESRARVARATVKQAEAELQQARVNLDYTVLRAPTDGVILAKTKEVGEIAIPGGFAGSGDLIRMANLSDLRAQVDVNEADLNRVFLGQKALVTPDAYPDAKYEAEVVKFYPQVDRSKGTLRIEVRILAPDDKLLPDMSARVTFLADVAAAGDGEPLVFVPSAAVRRNERGEAFVWVVNGERVHPRAVRLGPTVSGRVQVLAGLEGNERVVVNNVPLREAQRVRVVQGGQA from the coding sequence GTGGCTGACGACAAAACGACACACGAGTCGCTGAGCGATGCACTGGCGGCGTTGCGCCTGCCGCGTGAGGACTCTAGCGTGCTTCCTCGCCGGCGCCGCCGCTGGCTGTGGATGGTGCTCGCCTTGGTCGCCCTCGTTGCCCTGCCGTGGTGGTGGTGCCAGGGGCGGGTGGTAGAGGTGGCGGTTGCCGAAGTGACGCGGATTAGGCCCTCTCAAGCAGGCCCTCTGCCGGTGTTGTCGGGCTCTGGGTACATCGTCACGGGGGAGCGTTACGTGTCCATCGGCGTGCGGGTGCCTGGGCGGATCGAGCGCTACTTCGTCGAGGAAGGACAGAGCGTGCGCAAGGGCGACCCCTTGGTGCAATTGGACGACCGTGACTATCGCGCCCAGGTCGCGCGAGCGGAGTCGCAACTGGCACTGGCGCGCGCCCAGGCGGAGTTGGCCGAGGCAGAACTGCGGCGGGTACGGACGCTGCGCAGCCAAGGTGTGGCCTCGCAGCAAGAGCTCGACGTTGTGGAAAGCCGCGCCAGGGTGGCGCGCGCCACGGTGAAGCAAGCTGAGGCAGAACTGCAGCAAGCGCGAGTGAATCTCGACTACACCGTGCTGCGCGCCCCGACGGACGGGGTGATTTTGGCCAAGACCAAAGAGGTCGGCGAGATTGCCATCCCGGGTGGATTTGCGGGTTCCGGCGACCTCATCCGCATGGCGAACTTGTCTGACCTTCGCGCTCAGGTGGACGTGAACGAAGCGGATCTGAATCGCGTGTTCTTGGGGCAGAAAGCCCTGGTGACGCCGGACGCGTACCCCGATGCGAAATACGAGGCTGAGGTCGTGAAGTTTTACCCACAGGTGGATCGCTCGAAGGGGACGTTGCGCATCGAGGTGCGCATCCTCGCTCCTGACGACAAGCTCCTCCCCGACATGAGTGCCCGGGTGACCTTCCTTGCCGATGTTGCCGCGGCCGGGGACGGTGAACCTCTGGTGTTTGTGCCGAGTGCCGCGGTGCGGCGCAATGAGCGTGGTGAGGCCTTTGTGTGGGTCGTGAACGGAGAGCGCGTACACCCGCGAGCGGTCAGGCTCGGCCCGACTGTGAGCGGACGCGTGCAAGTGCTTGCCGGCCTGGAAGGCAACGAGCGGGTCGTGGTGAATAACGTGCCGCTGCGCGAGGCTCAGCGGGTGCGTGTGGTTCAGGGCGGGCAGGCGTAA
- a CDS encoding APC family permease, which produces MNGLERVLRLCHTGSVFVDDRHPQDRLHRELGLFDTTMLCVSSIIGAGIFLTPGPIAALLPHPGLFLAVWLVGGLLSLAGALANAELGAMFPRAGGDYVYLREAYHPFAGFIVGWLSFFVIYAGTVATLAAGFAEGVSRFVGLDRGGTLLLASATITVVSAINYAGVRRGARLNNITALIKVLAIVGLSAWAFSTGRGSWAHFVGPQLEANALWTNFGLALSPVLFSYLGWNAPVYVASEIHRPGTTIPRALFLGLGLCIGAYLLLNVVYLYALPIHELSHQPNVGEAAARVLLSDVGATAIALLVLASVLGCLNATVLVGPRIAYAMALDGYFFPGAERVHDRYRTPHGAIVAQGVTAIALVLVLQGFPRILDYTTFAIVLATIADTAALYTLRRKQPERPRPYRAWGYPWLPALYLVANGAIAASLLWGRPVECAVALTMTATALPFYRYFQRHTANGVSVAS; this is translated from the coding sequence GTGAACGGTCTGGAACGAGTGCTGCGGCTATGTCACACCGGCAGCGTGTTTGTTGACGATCGCCATCCGCAGGACCGTTTGCATCGAGAGCTCGGCCTTTTCGACACAACGATGTTGTGCGTTTCCTCGATCATCGGTGCGGGAATTTTCCTCACGCCCGGTCCGATTGCCGCTTTGCTCCCCCATCCCGGGCTGTTTCTTGCCGTCTGGCTCGTCGGCGGCTTGCTGTCGCTTGCCGGAGCACTCGCCAATGCCGAACTCGGTGCGATGTTTCCCCGCGCCGGTGGGGATTACGTCTATTTGCGCGAAGCGTACCACCCATTTGCTGGATTCATAGTGGGGTGGCTGTCCTTCTTCGTGATTTACGCCGGCACCGTAGCCACTCTCGCCGCCGGCTTTGCCGAGGGTGTGAGCCGGTTTGTTGGGCTCGACCGAGGCGGCACCCTGCTACTCGCCTCGGCAACGATTACGGTGGTGTCCGCAATCAACTACGCAGGAGTCCGCCGCGGTGCGCGCCTCAACAACATCACTGCGCTGATCAAAGTGCTAGCGATTGTGGGCCTCAGTGCCTGGGCGTTTTCCACTGGCCGCGGGTCGTGGGCCCATTTCGTTGGCCCGCAGCTCGAGGCTAATGCTCTTTGGACGAACTTTGGACTGGCCCTCTCCCCGGTGCTGTTCAGTTACCTCGGCTGGAATGCTCCAGTGTACGTCGCGAGCGAAATTCATCGTCCGGGTACAACCATCCCCCGCGCGCTCTTCCTCGGCCTCGGGCTGTGTATTGGCGCGTATTTGCTTTTGAACGTTGTGTATTTGTACGCTCTTCCTATCCACGAGCTGAGCCATCAACCCAATGTGGGCGAAGCAGCCGCACGTGTGCTCCTCAGCGACGTTGGGGCTACCGCCATCGCACTTCTGGTGCTGGCCTCCGTGCTCGGCTGCCTCAACGCCACCGTACTCGTCGGCCCGCGCATTGCCTACGCGATGGCACTCGACGGGTACTTTTTCCCTGGCGCCGAGCGCGTGCACGACCGTTACCGCACGCCCCACGGCGCCATTGTTGCCCAAGGAGTAACCGCGATCGCGTTGGTGCTGGTCCTGCAAGGCTTCCCGCGAATTCTCGATTACACAACCTTCGCGATCGTACTCGCCACCATTGCCGATACTGCAGCCCTCTACACCTTGCGGCGCAAGCAACCGGAACGGCCGCGCCCTTATCGCGCTTGGGGGTACCCGTGGCTACCGGCCCTTTATCTCGTGGCCAATGGGGCAATTGCTGCGAGCCTGCTGTGGGGGAGGCCGGTGGAATGCGCCGTGGCACTCACTATGACCGCCACTGCGCTCCCGTTTTATCGCTACTTCCAGCGCCACACCGCCAACGGGGTTTCCGTCGCTTCGTAG
- a CDS encoding ABC transporter permease — protein MSYVQLVTANLLRNKLRAALTFGAVSLAVMLVVFLLTMPAGMDALLNSIASNTRVSVHNKAGIVYSMPYAYARKIRQVEGVAAAVGTAWFGGAYEEEGRVTFPNFVVEAEHVGAVYPDYGIAPQALDDFRRYRDGALVGRQTMKRYGWKVGDRITLKSTVWAVDLDLRIVGEIPLERSPVVWIQRAYLDEALLAQRGQGLGIVHVVWVRVQDPNRVDEVMRSIDDMFRNSEAETASETEKSFFGNFFGSLKGFMTIVLLVTFLVAICVVVIAANTASMSIRERGREIAVFKALGFPRRAVFAALLAESALLCTAAGLTGVVLAYGFTHGLRSFAAVIPALGPLGSFLVTPGVAAQGVALSLVVGLLAGLVPAWGAARKPLVETLHEIF, from the coding sequence ATGAGTTACGTGCAGTTGGTTACCGCCAATTTGCTACGCAACAAGCTCCGCGCTGCGCTTACGTTCGGGGCCGTGAGCCTGGCGGTGATGCTCGTGGTGTTCCTGCTCACCATGCCGGCGGGCATGGACGCGCTCCTGAATTCCATCGCCAGCAACACCCGGGTTTCTGTGCACAACAAAGCCGGTATTGTTTACTCGATGCCCTACGCATATGCCCGCAAGATCCGCCAGGTCGAAGGTGTGGCCGCTGCGGTGGGAACTGCCTGGTTCGGCGGCGCCTACGAAGAGGAAGGGCGTGTCACCTTTCCCAACTTCGTTGTGGAAGCTGAACACGTGGGCGCGGTCTACCCCGATTATGGCATCGCCCCACAAGCCTTAGACGACTTCCGCCGTTACCGGGATGGCGCACTCGTGGGGCGGCAAACGATGAAGCGCTACGGGTGGAAGGTGGGCGACCGCATTACCCTCAAGAGCACCGTGTGGGCCGTCGACCTCGATTTGCGCATCGTGGGCGAAATCCCGCTCGAACGCTCTCCGGTTGTGTGGATCCAGCGGGCTTACCTGGACGAGGCCTTGCTTGCGCAGCGTGGGCAGGGGCTAGGCATCGTCCATGTGGTGTGGGTCCGGGTGCAGGACCCCAACCGCGTCGACGAGGTGATGCGTTCGATTGACGACATGTTTCGCAACAGCGAAGCCGAGACTGCTTCGGAAACAGAGAAAAGCTTCTTTGGTAACTTCTTCGGTTCCCTGAAGGGCTTCATGACGATCGTTTTGTTGGTCACCTTCTTGGTTGCCATTTGCGTGGTGGTGATAGCCGCAAACACTGCCTCGATGTCGATCCGGGAACGAGGGCGAGAAATTGCCGTGTTTAAAGCGCTGGGCTTTCCGCGCCGTGCGGTATTTGCTGCGCTGTTGGCTGAGTCAGCGTTGTTGTGCACCGCGGCGGGGCTCACGGGAGTGGTGCTGGCCTATGGCTTTACCCACGGGTTGCGAAGCTTTGCTGCTGTAATTCCGGCGCTCGGTCCGCTGGGGAGCTTTCTCGTTACCCCCGGAGTGGCAGCGCAAGGTGTCGCTCTTTCCCTGGTTGTTGGCCTCCTTGCCGGGTTGGTTCCCGCTTGGGGCGCGGCCCGCAAACCGCTGGTGGAGACGCTGCACGAAATTTTTTAG
- a CDS encoding flippase-like domain-containing protein, giving the protein MTRRERVQVGVSLLAGAVFLLLAFRNVSLGELGQALGRFHWPWLIPALGVSLLLMVLRTWRWQLELRPLERVPFGRLWAVTSVAYSAINLIPARLGEVVRPWLVAQFSNVRMSQAVGSLVVEKLMDSFCILAYTLAALLLSEQLPDWARRGAVVPAVVTVVFAVLVALAYTKGEQFVTRRVALALPERVGEGLSRVVRAVLEGMRVLPDTRLLAQVFVLSLLLWFLPILSSWIVLKGFGFPVPFSAALLVFLFIGLATAIPNPPAMVGTFQYACVLALGIYGIEENAGLAFGLLLNALQVLTIVAQGIVGAMVLGLRWADIRRAGRVVRHGEVDKRLELPAPVIEVSLEPVDPERCRGVERHEQK; this is encoded by the coding sequence ATGACGCGACGAGAGAGGGTGCAGGTCGGGGTGAGCTTGCTCGCGGGGGCGGTGTTTTTGTTGCTGGCGTTTCGCAATGTTTCGCTCGGTGAGTTGGGGCAGGCGCTCGGCCGCTTCCATTGGCCATGGTTGATTCCCGCGCTCGGCGTGAGCTTGCTGCTCATGGTGCTGCGCACGTGGCGGTGGCAGCTCGAGCTCCGGCCGCTGGAGCGCGTTCCCTTCGGCCGGCTTTGGGCCGTAACCTCGGTGGCCTATTCGGCAATCAATCTGATCCCCGCGCGGCTGGGTGAGGTGGTGCGGCCGTGGCTCGTTGCGCAGTTCTCGAACGTACGCATGTCCCAAGCAGTGGGCAGTTTAGTCGTTGAAAAGCTCATGGATTCGTTTTGCATCCTTGCGTACACCTTGGCTGCGCTGCTGCTCAGCGAGCAACTTCCCGACTGGGCCCGTCGCGGCGCGGTGGTCCCAGCGGTTGTGACGGTGGTGTTCGCTGTTTTGGTCGCGCTCGCCTATACGAAGGGAGAGCAGTTCGTTACCCGGCGTGTGGCGTTGGCGTTGCCGGAGCGGGTGGGCGAGGGCTTGAGTCGGGTGGTCCGCGCGGTGCTGGAGGGCATGCGGGTGCTGCCCGACACTCGGCTTTTGGCGCAAGTGTTTGTCTTGTCTTTGCTGCTCTGGTTTTTGCCGATTTTGTCGAGCTGGATCGTGCTGAAGGGATTCGGCTTCCCGGTGCCGTTCTCGGCGGCGTTGTTGGTGTTCCTCTTTATCGGCCTGGCAACGGCGATTCCGAATCCGCCTGCCATGGTGGGAACCTTTCAGTATGCTTGTGTCTTGGCCTTGGGCATTTACGGCATCGAAGAAAATGCTGGGCTGGCATTCGGGCTGTTGTTGAACGCTTTGCAAGTCCTCACCATTGTTGCGCAAGGGATTGTGGGAGCGATGGTGCTGGGCTTACGCTGGGCTGACATCCGCCGCGCCGGGCGAGTCGTGAGGCACGGGGAAGTGGACAAAAGGCTAGAGCTGCCTGCGCCGGTGATAGAGGTCTCGCTGGAGCCAGTCGATCCAGAGCGGTGCCGTGGAGTAGAGAGGCACGAGCAGAAATAG
- a CDS encoding CDP-alcohol phosphatidyltransferase family protein, with translation MTQLSGQPIAADVLTLGRVFAGPLFAWCVWQAERGSRAASFATAALFAFAAWSDIADGRWARRNPVGRTYGRWLDHGADIAFLTCAFVAYVLLGLVPWWVPASILCAFSAYVVRSRGGAEADEQHRMSNRIGHWGGVANYVLLGALIGNFSLGLRWLPDAFVHSLFLLVPLYSTAPLWIDWLQRDLYHRRRQL, from the coding sequence GTGACCCAACTGTCTGGGCAACCCATCGCTGCCGACGTCCTCACGCTCGGCCGGGTGTTCGCTGGGCCCCTCTTCGCTTGGTGCGTCTGGCAAGCAGAGCGCGGCTCGCGCGCGGCCAGTTTCGCCACGGCAGCTTTGTTTGCCTTTGCCGCATGGAGCGACATCGCCGACGGCCGCTGGGCGCGTCGCAACCCCGTGGGTCGCACCTACGGACGATGGCTCGATCATGGGGCCGACATTGCCTTCCTCACCTGCGCTTTTGTTGCGTACGTGCTTCTCGGTCTTGTTCCTTGGTGGGTGCCGGCAAGCATCCTCTGCGCATTTAGCGCTTACGTCGTTCGCTCCCGCGGCGGGGCCGAGGCTGATGAGCAACACAGGATGAGCAACCGCATTGGGCATTGGGGCGGCGTGGCCAATTACGTGCTCTTGGGTGCTTTAATTGGCAACTTCTCCCTTGGGCTCCGCTGGCTCCCTGACGCGTTCGTGCACTCACTATTTCTGCTCGTGCCTCTCTACTCCACGGCACCGCTCTGGATCGACTGGCTCCAGCGAGACCTCTATCACCGGCGCAGGCAGCTCTAG
- a CDS encoding ABC transporter permease, which translates to MLGGGLLPLSYSIKNLWSRPVRTAMTVTVVALVVVASSLFLGLITSLKRTLVSTGHPLNLVVMRKGSDNDGASALSQAAYQAIRFYDGIARNAADQPLVSPELVVQPFFWTIEGGRENVLVRGVEPIALEVHDQVQIIAGRMFQPSAAEAIVGKSLIGRYQGAELGSELRFGRGGWKVVGVFSAEGSSFESEVWVDVRELANDAKRPLPYSAIRLRANTEADLWALKARIEADPRYALQAERETEYYAKQSESANSLYVLVVAIALFSGIGAGFGAANTMYAAVQNRIAEIGTLRALGFSRTSILLAFQLEALFLAVSGFAVGAVGAVVLADSLGRWLRGIGFGAATFTTNVVQLRISAGDLIVSLCLTLAIGLIAGLGPAMRAARLPPIEALRRG; encoded by the coding sequence ATGCTCGGTGGAGGGCTGTTGCCGCTGTCGTACAGCATCAAGAATCTCTGGAGTCGGCCGGTGCGGACGGCGATGACCGTGACCGTGGTTGCCCTGGTCGTCGTCGCGTCGAGCTTATTTTTGGGGCTGATCACTAGCTTAAAACGCACGCTCGTGAGCACCGGGCATCCTTTGAACTTGGTGGTGATGCGCAAAGGATCGGATAACGACGGCGCTAGTGCACTCTCACAGGCAGCGTATCAAGCGATTCGCTTTTACGACGGGATTGCGCGGAATGCGGCGGATCAGCCCTTGGTTTCGCCGGAACTGGTGGTGCAGCCGTTTTTTTGGACCATCGAGGGCGGCCGGGAAAATGTGCTCGTGCGGGGTGTGGAACCAATTGCTCTCGAAGTGCACGACCAAGTGCAGATCATTGCCGGGCGCATGTTTCAGCCGAGCGCAGCCGAGGCGATTGTTGGAAAGTCGCTCATCGGCCGGTACCAGGGAGCCGAGCTGGGAAGCGAGCTGCGCTTCGGACGCGGCGGTTGGAAAGTGGTCGGGGTGTTCAGTGCGGAGGGCTCGTCCTTCGAGAGCGAGGTGTGGGTGGACGTGCGCGAGCTCGCGAACGATGCCAAGCGTCCGCTGCCATACTCCGCCATTCGGCTGCGGGCAAACACGGAAGCCGACCTTTGGGCCCTGAAGGCGCGGATCGAGGCGGACCCGCGCTACGCGTTACAAGCTGAGCGCGAAACCGAGTACTACGCCAAGCAATCCGAGTCGGCAAACTCCCTCTACGTGCTCGTAGTGGCGATTGCGCTCTTCTCGGGCATCGGCGCCGGCTTCGGGGCGGCGAATACAATGTATGCGGCCGTGCAAAACCGCATCGCGGAGATTGGCACGCTGCGCGCCCTGGGGTTCTCGCGCACGAGCATTTTGCTCGCCTTTCAATTGGAAGCGCTGTTCCTAGCGGTGAGTGGCTTTGCTGTGGGCGCGGTTGGAGCGGTGGTCCTGGCCGATTCGCTCGGTCGCTGGCTGCGCGGCATTGGATTCGGGGCCGCTACGTTTACGACCAATGTCGTGCAACTGCGTATCAGTGCTGGAGACCTGATTGTGAGCCTTTGCCTCACGCTGGCGATTGGATTGATTGCGGGTCTTGGTCCGGCGATGCGTGCGGCCAGACTGCCGCCGATCGAGGCGCTGCGCCGGGGGTGA
- a CDS encoding ABC transporter ATP-binding protein, whose product MTRVVDSEQEILVRTVAVSRVYRRGVDEIRALERVTLQIPAGRFVAFMGPSGSGKSTLMNLLAGLDRPTSGEVWVAGQRLDVLDEDQLAAWRARHVGLIFQFFNLIPVLTARDNVALPLLLTPLDKRERLRRAEIALRIVGLRDRMHHYPRTLSGGEQQRVAIARALVTDPDLIVADEPTGDLDARNAEAVLGLLRRLRTDFGKTIIMVTHDPRALRFVDMAFHLDKGTLLEGEEAARAHEAILVAAGAGPRG is encoded by the coding sequence ATGACTCGGGTCGTCGACAGCGAACAAGAGATCCTGGTGCGCACGGTTGCGGTTTCCCGCGTGTACCGCCGGGGTGTAGATGAAATCCGCGCGCTCGAACGCGTAACGTTGCAAATTCCGGCCGGTCGTTTCGTGGCTTTTATGGGACCCTCGGGTTCGGGCAAATCCACGCTAATGAACCTGTTAGCCGGCCTCGATCGCCCCACCTCCGGCGAAGTGTGGGTGGCCGGCCAGCGGCTGGACGTCTTGGACGAAGACCAGCTCGCTGCTTGGCGGGCGCGGCATGTGGGCCTGATCTTTCAGTTCTTCAACTTGATTCCCGTACTCACCGCGCGGGACAACGTCGCCCTCCCCCTGTTACTCACACCTCTCGACAAGCGTGAACGACTGCGGCGGGCGGAAATTGCGCTGCGCATCGTCGGCCTGCGGGATCGCATGCATCATTATCCGCGCACGCTCTCGGGTGGGGAGCAGCAGCGGGTGGCCATCGCACGGGCGCTGGTGACCGACCCCGATTTGATCGTTGCCGACGAGCCCACCGGCGATCTCGATGCCCGCAATGCCGAGGCGGTGTTGGGGCTCTTGCGCCGGCTGCGAACCGACTTTGGGAAAACCATTATCATGGTGACCCACGACCCCCGCGCCCTGCGCTTTGTGGACATGGCCTTTCACCTCGACAAGGGCACTTTGTTGGAGGGTGAAGAGGCGGCACGCGCGCACGAGGCGATCTTGGTGGCAGCAGGGGCTGGCCCTCGTGGGTAA
- a CDS encoding AMP-binding protein — MSLNERADIDRKVAGQTVCTLFQNAVESYPELDALKWKADGAWHALNWRDYGKRVRALAAGLIKLGVKPGEFLGILASNRPEHYLIDLAALHAGTIPVTVYSTLAPPQIEYILNHCEAVVFVAENPDVYRKVACIRSQLPKLRHIVVIDQGESLAGEAGVVTLSQLEARADSQTLAEVETRAKAVKPEHLATLIYTSGTTGPPKGVMVTHYNVCWTAESLDRLFPRTPGMRHISYLPLAHIAERMAGYYLHLKSASTCYFCPNPQQIAEYLREVRPEFFFAVPRIWEKLHAGLVAAIEKLDEPQRSMVKHAIEVNLQKIRLEQKGEPVPAELAEQVQNTAFITAMIRERVGLDAIKIASSGAAPIAPELIEWFCAIGVPIAEVYGQSEDTGPTSWNRPGAIKIGTVGQAIPGVEVKLADDGELLVRGGNVTAGYYKDPELTRQTFDEDGWLHSGDIATIDEQGYIRIVDRKKEIIITAGGKNIAPSNIENMLKQKPLIGQACVIGDRRPFVSALIVLDPETTLAWAQQNDLPADLSVLAQHPKVQSVVQGYIDEVNQSLSQVERIKKFTIVPQEWTVDSGELTPTMKMKRRVVHEKYASLIEQMYSG, encoded by the coding sequence ATGAGCCTTAATGAACGCGCGGATATCGACCGGAAAGTCGCAGGACAAACCGTCTGCACGTTATTTCAGAACGCCGTGGAGAGCTACCCGGAGCTCGACGCTCTCAAGTGGAAGGCAGACGGGGCTTGGCATGCTCTCAACTGGCGCGACTACGGCAAGCGTGTGCGTGCACTCGCTGCGGGCCTGATCAAACTGGGGGTCAAGCCCGGAGAATTTCTCGGCATCTTGGCTTCCAATCGCCCGGAGCATTACTTGATCGATCTTGCCGCCCTGCATGCCGGGACGATTCCGGTCACGGTCTACAGCACGCTCGCTCCTCCACAAATCGAGTACATCCTCAACCACTGCGAGGCCGTGGTCTTTGTGGCGGAGAATCCGGACGTGTACCGCAAGGTGGCGTGCATCCGCTCCCAGCTTCCCAAGCTCCGGCACATTGTGGTGATCGACCAGGGGGAGAGTTTGGCGGGCGAAGCTGGTGTGGTCACGCTCTCCCAACTAGAGGCACGTGCGGACTCCCAAACGCTCGCCGAGGTCGAGACGCGCGCGAAAGCAGTGAAACCCGAGCACCTCGCAACCTTGATCTACACCTCGGGTACAACCGGTCCCCCCAAAGGCGTGATGGTGACGCACTATAATGTATGTTGGACGGCTGAGTCCCTCGACCGGCTGTTCCCCCGTACCCCGGGCATGCGCCACATTTCCTACTTGCCATTGGCGCACATCGCGGAGCGCATGGCTGGCTATTACCTGCACCTGAAAAGCGCCTCCACCTGCTACTTCTGCCCGAACCCCCAACAAATTGCTGAGTACTTGCGTGAAGTCCGCCCGGAGTTCTTTTTTGCAGTCCCACGGATCTGGGAGAAACTGCACGCGGGACTCGTTGCTGCCATTGAGAAGCTCGACGAGCCGCAGCGGTCGATGGTCAAGCACGCCATCGAAGTAAACCTGCAGAAAATTCGCCTCGAACAGAAAGGCGAACCGGTCCCTGCCGAATTGGCCGAGCAGGTGCAAAACACCGCCTTCATCACCGCCATGATCCGCGAGCGCGTCGGGCTCGACGCAATCAAGATTGCCAGTAGCGGGGCAGCTCCGATTGCCCCGGAACTGATTGAGTGGTTTTGCGCGATCGGTGTGCCGATTGCGGAAGTGTACGGCCAGTCGGAGGATACGGGTCCGACCTCTTGGAACCGTCCTGGCGCCATCAAGATCGGCACTGTGGGCCAGGCGATACCGGGAGTCGAGGTCAAACTTGCCGACGACGGGGAACTCCTCGTGCGCGGTGGCAACGTAACTGCGGGCTACTACAAAGATCCGGAGCTCACCCGGCAAACCTTCGATGAGGACGGGTGGCTGCACTCCGGTGACATCGCCACGATCGACGAGCAAGGTTACATCCGCATCGTCGACCGGAAAAAGGAAATCATCATCACTGCGGGCGGTAAGAACATCGCACCGTCCAATATCGAAAACATGCTCAAGCAGAAGCCGCTGATCGGGCAAGCGTGCGTGATTGGTGACCGGCGGCCGTTTGTGTCCGCACTCATTGTCCTCGATCCCGAGACCACCCTCGCCTGGGCCCAGCAAAATGATCTGCCAGCCGACTTGAGCGTGCTCGCTCAGCATCCGAAGGTGCAAAGCGTCGTGCAGGGGTACATCGACGAAGTGAACCAAAGTCTCAGCCAGGTGGAACGCATCAAGAAGTTCACCATCGTGCCGCAGGAGTGGACGGTGGACTCCGGCGAACTCACCCCGACGATGAAAATGAAGCGGCGAGTTGTGCATGAGAAATACGCTAGCCTCATCGAGCAAATGTACAGCGGCTAG
- a CDS encoding DUF692 domain-containing protein — MLAAGAALGFLGFGVGLRPKHYPEILGHWPKVDWFEVITENFLVAGGRPRRVLEQVRAHYPLVLHGVSLSVGSADPLNFDYLRQVRDLARRIEPEWLSDHLCWTGVGGVNLHDLLPLPYTEESLRHVVTRIQQVQDFLGRQILLENVSSYLEFAHSTMSEAEFVAAVASQADCGILLDVNNLYVNAFNHGFDALEYLSALPAKRVRQIHLAGYADRGTFLHDTHDHPVWPAVWDLYREAIARFGAVATLIEWDAALPPLATVLAEAERARAIAQEVLGRGGRAQACAVVAQ; from the coding sequence ATTCTTGCGGCCGGGGCTGCCTTGGGGTTTTTGGGTTTTGGCGTCGGTTTGCGGCCGAAGCATTATCCGGAAATTCTCGGTCACTGGCCTAAAGTAGATTGGTTCGAGGTGATCACCGAAAATTTCCTGGTCGCGGGCGGCCGCCCGCGGCGGGTTTTGGAGCAGGTGCGAGCCCACTACCCGCTAGTGCTGCATGGTGTGTCCTTGTCGGTGGGCTCGGCGGATCCGCTGAACTTCGACTACCTCCGACAGGTGCGCGATCTCGCCAGGCGGATTGAGCCTGAATGGCTTTCGGATCATCTGTGCTGGACAGGCGTCGGCGGTGTGAATCTCCACGATTTACTTCCCTTGCCTTACACCGAAGAAAGCTTGCGGCACGTGGTCACTCGCATCCAACAGGTGCAAGACTTCTTGGGGCGGCAAATCTTGCTCGAAAACGTGTCTTCTTACTTGGAGTTCGCGCATTCGACGATGAGCGAGGCCGAATTTGTGGCCGCGGTGGCCAGCCAAGCGGACTGTGGCATCCTGCTCGATGTGAACAACCTGTACGTCAACGCGTTCAATCACGGGTTCGATGCCCTCGAATATCTGTCGGCCTTGCCCGCGAAGCGGGTGCGGCAAATCCATTTGGCCGGGTATGCCGACCGCGGAACGTTCCTGCACGACACCCACGACCACCCGGTGTGGCCCGCCGTGTGGGATTTGTACCGTGAGGCCATTGCCCGCTTTGGGGCAGTTGCAACGTTGATCGAGTGGGACGCTGCCTTGCCCCCGCTTGCCACCGTACTGGCTGAGGCGGAGCGAGCGCGGGCGATAGCGCAGGAAGTGTTGGGTCGCGGTGGTCGAGCTCAAGCGTGTGCAGTGGTTGCTCAGTGA